GCGCTCATATAAGGTTACCAATCTCTATCTTTGGATCGTACAGCCGCGTGCAAAATGAATCCGAGATTTTCAGAGTCCATGGCAGGGCCCGATTTGGGCTTAGTCATCCTTGGTTAGCGGGTTCCCTGATCTCAACCTAGGCGACTAGACCTCTCAATTGCTGTGTAATATTGTATCCTAAACATGAGTGAGCACAAACTATGACCGATATAGTTCTGAGCGTAACGCAAAACATAATGCTCCCGTCCTTAATTTTTCAAGCCGGGGACTCAGCTCAAAAGCGCTTCCTAGACTTCTTTCTCGTGACCATCCGCAATCCCAACACCCGTGCTGCCTATGGCTATGCTACTGGAGCCTTCTTCAAGTGGTGCGAATATAGGGGGGTATCCCTATCTCAGGTAACTCCTATGGTGGTGTCGGCATACGTGGAGCAGCACCCAGGATCCCCGCTAACTATAAAGCAGCACCTGGCTGCCATACGATGTCTTTTCGATCATTTGGCCACTGGTGGGATCGTTCCCTTTAATCCCGCGGCACCAGTCAAGGGACCCCGGTACAAATTGACCAAGGGGAAAACGCCAGTTCTGGATCAGGCCGAGGCTGCTGGAATTCTCGCCGCGTGCGACATATCGACCATCGTTGGAATGCGGGATAGGGCGCTGTTCAGTGTCATGCTTTACTCCTTTGCCCGTATATCTGCGGTTCTCGCCACCAAAATCGAAGATTATTACCGCAAGTCTGGCAGAGCGTGGCTGAGGTTGCACGAAAAAGGCGGACGTTTCCATGAAGTGCCTCTTCATCACGCTGCTGATAGAGCTTTGAGTGAATATCTTGAGGCGGCAAGTGTGAAAGAGAAGAAAGCGTGGATATTCCAATCAACTGATCCATCTACTGGACAGGTGACGGGAAGGGCGATGACCAGAGCTTCTGCGCTTGAGCGTGTTAAGACCGCGGCTAATGTTGCGGGACTAGGGGATAAGGTCTCCAATCACTCATTCCGAGCCACAGGTATAACCTTGTACAGGAAAGCCGGTGGGACGCTTGATAAGGCGCAGCAGATTGCTGGCCATGCGAATGCTGAGACCACGAGATTATATGATCGGTCGGGGGATGAGATTTCGGCGGCGGAAGTGGAGAGGATTCAGTTGGATACCTTAGTTGGCGGGTCTTCTGGCTGACTATGGCAATTCGTATGTCGGATAAGTTGCCACCACAGACTGCGTTGTCACAGTGGGAAATCGCGATTTTTGATCACCTCAGCAAAGATTCCATTCGAGAAAAAAAAGAACTTATCAGAGTTTACTTTGAAGGTCGCAAAACTTGGTGGCTATCTCTGTATAACTCGCGATCCACCACCGGGGAAATCGGGATGCGACTTGTGGGTAATTGAAAGTCACTTGGAAGATTTACGATCTTCTTACAAATATTTTATTGTTTTAAAAAGAGTGGAACCTTGGGGTTCATTTTTTGGAGATCGACATAATACGCGCTCTTAGCCAGCCTTTGGTGAAATTGTTCGGCAAAGCGCAGCATATTGGGGTTGTCTTGTGGCCAGGTATCGTTCAGCAATGACCAAGCGGTATCGGCGTGTCCAGTGTATATCAATCGGATGAGATGACTCCACAGGACAACAGGTGCGCCGGTGTCGCTGGTATCTCCGTCGCTTGCGCTGTAGCGCGCAAGTTTGAAGCTTGCTGCGATGGACTTCCGAATTTTACTTAGGCTTTTCGTTGACGGAAGTGGCTTGCGCATCAAGTCGGGAGAAAAGGCCCAGTGCTGGCCATTGTATTTAAGAATGACTTCGGGGGCTGGCGACTTGGCAAAAGAAATCTTCCAGTACGCAAATGTCCAATCATTTATTATAATTTCAGGTACAGGATCCGGGCTTAAATGAACAAATCTGACGCCATCAGAATGTCCCTGATCAACTTTTTGGATGAGATAGGGTCGATTCCCTAAGGCGTAAATATAAAGGGTGAAGCAGCAATGTGCTCCACCAGACCACCCTAAGACTGCTAGCTCTGCTCTATTCTCACCAGTGATGGATTTGCCGGCCACTGGCAAACCGCATGCCTCTGGTCCTGGATTGACGTAAAACCTCTGGCTTTGCTCACCGCCTTCTTCAAACAGCGTGAGGTTGCCGCGATTAATCGTAAAGTACCCTTGCGCAGTATCAGAATTGTGGCGTGCTTCATAGCGATAGGGACCTAATTTTAAGTCATCGACCGAATAGTTAAAATCTCCTTTCATACACCTGCCAAATGCTTGGTGTGTGAAGAGGATAGAAAAAAATATTAGACCAATAAGGCAACTATTTGGACGCATTATACAGGTCCAAAATCCTTCTGGCATATTCCTCGCCCTCTGAATTGTTTTGATTGTAATTTTTAAGGGTATTGAACAAAGTTTTTGCCGGTGTTGGCCTTATTAACGAATATTTATGCGCAAGCCACCGTGTCCCGGCGGCAATGTTTATAATAGGATCCAAGACCTCATCGAGCGAGATCGCAAGGCATTGATTTTTTACCTCCCGATATCCATTTTTGTCATTGATCCCGCTTAGCACTCTGACCGAGCCCTTAAGCAGTTGCATAAGTCCCCGGCCACCAGTTTGGCCGGTAACCCGAGAGGCATTAAAACTGGACTCCACGGCAATAAGTGCTTTAACGACAAGCGAATTCATACCAGCTGGATATTCGAGTCCCTGAGATTGCCAATAGGCAAGCCAAAACCCAATTACACGGTCAATTTCATGAAAATCGCTAAACCCTGTCACAGGATTAACCAGCGGGAATTTGCTCAAGTCTGCGTGCCAGAACAAGTAAAGTAGATTAGGCCCGTGGTACACCATCGCTTTTCGTGTAGGATTTTTTGCGTTATGAGCATCAACCCAAGTCTTTGTTCCAGACTTGCAAGTCCGATCGTATCCACGCACTTTGTGGTAACCGGGCGGGCACATTTCATCGGCGTCAGGACGGATAATTTTTACTGTCTTTGACATTTACCGAAGCCCTACTTACGTGATGAAAACGTCCGAAGACGTTCTTTAGTCATTCCGATAGAAGGTGTGGAGAAAATCCTCGCCCCTCAGATCAAGCCCTTGGAGAAAGCGTCTCGACGGTCCTTCGGGTTTGTTCTTCCCCTGCTCCCACTTGCGTACCGCGTCTACGCTTACATCCATAAGGGCGGCTAGCTCTATTTGCGATAGGGCAAAGCGAGTGCGGATGGCTTTGATTTGAGCAGCCGTCATTGTTCGTACAGGTACGAATTCAGCCCGTGTGACTCGGCCCTTTGTCTTATTACCAAGCACGAGCTCCGTGGCCTCTTCGATTCCATTCATGATTCCGTTGAATAGTTCACTCATGGTCACCTCTCCCGACCTATGTAAAGGGCTCGAATCGCCTCTTCTAATTTCGGTAGTGCATCTCGAATCGTTTGCTTCTCTGCGGCCGAAAGGTCGGTCTTATCGTTTTTCAGGTAAAGGTAGAGAAAAACAGTCCAGCCATATCTTGGGAAATCCTTGTAGATGACTCGTCCACCTCCGCGTTTGCCCTTACCCTTGGCACCGACCCTAATCTTCCGAAGTCCTCCGGTGCCCGCGATAAGGTCACCCGCGTCGGGATCAAGCAAAATTGTGGTCTGAAGTTCACGCAGATCACCATCTGTCAAACCGGCAGAAGCCCAATCTTTTTGGAATGTTACAGGTTCAGCAAAAGCACGCTTCAAGACAAGAGTCACTCCACATGGACCTCTATACTAGTATAAAATACTAGTACCAAATCATACATCGGAATGTCCAGTGAGAAACTTGAGAGAAAACTGCTATAGGACCGTATTTATTGATCTTATTTAGGCTCTCTTGATATATAGGGATACGACTTCCGCTGGCTTCTTCTCAAGAAGATCGATCATCCGCGCCGCTGGTCCAGTGGGCTGATTGGTGCCGGCCTCCCATGCCTGTACGGCCTTGTCGGTGACGCCGAGTATCCCAGCTAAAACCGCTTGGCTGAGTTTCAAGCGCGCTCTGAGACGTTTAATCGACTTTGCAGAGTAAATGACAACAGGCTCAATTTCTACCGTCTTCACGGTGAGACCTTTGACTTTTTTGCCCCTGAGGAAATCGTCCATCCCCTCGATGGACTCCTTTAGGTCTCTGAACAACTTGCTCATTTTCGCCTCCTTCGCTTTGACTCATATTCAGCGGTGACCTTCTCGATTAGTTGTTTGAGTAGGTGCCGCTCAGTCCTTGTCAGATTTTCACGCTGACTTTTCTTAATGACTACCAACAGGAACAAGTGCTCTATCGCAATGTAGTCGTAGTAAAACACTCGAATGCTGCCAGACTTTCCCTTTCCAGGAAGGGGATGCCTAACCTTGCGAATTCCGCCAGTCTCTTGGATAAGTATGCCTGCATTGGGGTTTTGCATCAAAGATTGCTCAAGAGATCGACGCAGTTGATCTGAAGTGGTCTAGCTTGAGGTCCAAACGACAGTCATGTTCTCTGGGCTGGGTCTTAGCAGAAGCAGTTTGATTAAAAAATAGGCGTGACGGTGGAATGCTTGTGAGACAGGTCTTTGCAGGTGGCTTTGGGTGGATTATCACCAGATTTCTGGGGATATAACTGCTATTTTTGGAATAGCCATTCCTGATATTCGTTTGATCTGAACTGCAATAAGGCATTCACCAGGTGATACTTCGCCCCGATAAAAACTTCAAACCATGTGCTTCAGATGTTGATGACGAGCTGTTCCCAAATGGAATCTTCGTCTTCAACATAACCAAGATGCTGGACTATATTGGGACGCATCCAGAAGATTTCCCTATCGAGGAGGTGCCAGTGGCCTCTCTTGGTTTTACCTCTCAGCGACTGGACGAGGCTACAGTCAGTAAAGCAGATCTTACTAAACCGTTGTTGCTTGCCGAGATTGCTCCAGGACAATTTAACGTTATCGATGGCAATCATCGGCTTGAAAAAGCGCGACGTGAAGGAGCCACGTTACTCCCTGTCTGGCGAGTAGGTCCGAGGGTCCATACTCGATTCCTCATATCTTCCGAGTCATATCGGGAGTACGTCAGCTACTGGAACAGTAAAGTCCGAGGTCACTGAGCGTTTGTGTAGTGTGATTCTGGCTCACTGACGCCGGTAGCATGGGCCGTCTGTTGCATGGCTCTCGGGTGTTGCCAGGAACGTCCGGCGGCTCAAACGTGGCCAAGGCGGTCATCGTACCCTGCCTCCACTCCGCGTTATAGTCATGCGGTCGCTAAAAGCTGTGCAGCCCATTGGCATGCGATCCGATTCGTAACGCAAGTCACGCGATGCCGGTTTGGGGCCCGATTAGGATGCCGGCATGCAGCTGCTTCCGGTATCTCCTTTTGCTCGTCGGACGTGCCGCACCCAGCTGGCGTCAGACTTTAACCGCCTCCGCACAATGGCCGCGCCTCCGTTCGCAGGCTCACTGCAGCACGGCCATTGTTTTTTAGCTCCGGCTGAGTCTGCCTGGCTTGGCGCTTTTCGGGCCACACCCCTTTCCTGGCTTTGCGAGAAAGGGGCTGCGGCCCGAAACACTGACGAGCATTGGAGATTACCCATGGAAGCACTGCACACCGACATCATCGCTAACCTCACCAAAATTGCCATCGCACGCTCAACGCGCTTCTGCTACGGATGCTACGCCGATGCCAACGGACGCTGCGCCCAATGTGGCTCCGACGACCTCATGTTTAAACTGGACGGCGTTGGAGTGGAGTACGGAACCGACTGGCTCCTGCAGGACCTACTCGCCACTAGCCTGTCGCCAGCCGACACTCTCGAAGCCTTCGAGCAATCAGTCGCGGATTGCTACCCCGAGACCGTGCAAATCGGCTGGATCACCTGCGACACTGTCACCGCCCTAAAGGACCTTGATCCGGTATCCTGGGATCAAGCTCACTCCGAATGGATCGACAATGAACTCTCGGATGGCAACCTCATCACATTCGACCACGGCTCGACCTACTACTGGCTCTCCGACGTCGAGCGTCTCGTCGACAGCGCCGAGCTTCCGGCCTAGGCCGGCCTCAATATAGTCCTGGCCTTATCGCCAGGACTTAATTCGAGCGCCCCCCTCAACACTGCTCCAAATTTGAACGCTTAGCAAACCCGCATATTAAACACTGCAGATAATCAAAAAATATTTAACCTCCGCAATCCAGATTTTCATCGAGCGATGGTTCATTCTTCAGCGCCTGCACTAAAGCGCAGGCGCACAAGGGGGTTGCCCCTGACATTCAATCTTTTTGGTACCGAAGGTGCCTCTTATTCTCCTAACGACCTACTCTGTCGTTGCTGATGCCGAATAGCTGTTCATACGGGAGATAGGACTCTCGAATGGCAGCGAAGCGATTCCAAAGAGAAGAATTATGCTTCCGATTGGAAATTCGCCTAAATATCAACATAAAGAGCACCGATCCCATGCTCAGGAGAAGGTCCATGAAGCTTAGGTATGCATTAAATAGGTATCTCAGGCACTCCGGGATGAGTGTATCTACCCTTGCCCAGCGGTCAGGGCTACCCAAAGGTACTTTGCAGGGATGGTGCCTTGGCAAAACTCCGCGCAATATGGAACAGGTCCGAAAGTTGTCGAAGTTTATAGGCGTATCTTTGGATTCACTTCTTTTCGACGAGGCAGACTACGAAACTATAAAGATCGCTAGCGATCAACTTGAAGGCTTCACTGTGGATTCCGACGGATGGCATAGAGGAACCTTGGAGGTGCGTTTTAGGCACGTACCAGGTCAGGCCAGAAAAAATTAGTCTTGTCGGAGGTTTCATATGTTGCGTGCAGTCATCATTTGCACATGGTTGTTCGTAGGCTGCGGTGCTGAAAACAGTCCTTTGAGTGGTATCGATAATACATCAAGTGGAAGCGGTACGCCCCCAACTGTGACAGCACCAACGGGCGGAACTGGTAATACCGGAACCAGGGCAGCGTTACCGCCGGTGCTTCCTGAGGGGACTTATCAGCTAACATCAGTGTATTTGGCTTCAGAATATGCCATGGGCTACTACACCCTTGGGCGCGGGGGTATCACCATGAATGTAAAGTGGGATGCCACAAGGGAGGTTCACCGATTAGAAACAAGCGGCACACAAGAAATGTATTTTGACGGTGTTTATGTTGGGATTAGGGGGTGTGCTATTGGCCCTGTCGTCGTCGAGATCTGTATCGACCGAATTACTTATCTAGGTGATCCATCCTGCGCTCGAACTTTATCCGATCCATGCGGGCAGGTTAGTGCCATCAGCAAATCGGTAAGTCGCGGTCAGTTTGAGTTTATTGATGAGACCATAAAGCCCGGATTTAATTTCATTGAAGACAAGGTCCGAGGGCTGGTCAATGGGGAGCCTATGATAACAACCTCAAAATACGTTCTGAAATAGATTGTCCTAAAGTATTTTTCGGAACTGTAGAGCAGCACCACCAAGAATAGCGGGCCCATGTGCCTCACGAGGTTTAGCCCATGAAAACATCATTTTTGACACTGTTACTGAGCGTACTGAGCTGTACCCAGTCCCCCCCACCTTCTAACACCTCTGAGGATGGGAATGGCTCGACCAGCGAGAGCTCTTTTAACACTGATACAGTCCCCTCGAAAAAGTCAGCGCATAAACCAGCCGAACCGCAAACTGCCGAGGTCAAGATATGGCTCACAGCAGAACTGCCTAAATGCGACAGTGACCGTGACGGTCTAATTTATTATGTGATGTTGGACTCCGTCTTCAAATACTGCAGTCAAGGCGGGTGGCGTCTGGTGGACCTGCGCGGACCAAAAGGCGAGTCCGGTGCCACTGGACCCACGGGTATCGCTGGTTCCCCAGGTCATCCGGGATCACCAGGATCTCAGGGAGCGCAAGGTGTGGCTGGGACCCAGGGCAGTCAAGGGCCGACCGGTCCAGCCGGTGAGGCCGGGTTTAACTCGCTAGTGAGGGTCGTCCACGAAAGCCCTGGCCCCAATTGCAGTAGAGGCGGTCTTGCCATTAAAGCCGGTCTCGACAATGGTTCTGGAGGCGTAGCCAGAGATGGAGAGCTACAGGATGCTGAGGTAAACAGCACGAACTACGTTTGCAATCCCGATACAGGAACCTTGCAGGTATACGATTCCACGGCAGTGGCAAAATATCAATTGATAGACGTCTTACACTTTTCGGATGTTAACACAGACTCCATCGCCTATGGGGGAAGAATGGAGAGCCTGGGACTACTTGTTAAAAGTCTTGGCAATAATAGTTATACACTGTACCAGCTCGCCGGTGCTCACTACTGGAATAGCAAATCGTATCCATTGACAAATCCTGCAGGTCTTTCGCGCGTCAACGTCTCGTCAGAGGTTTATTATACCTCTACTGACTGTACAGGCCAGGGTTACCTTCGGTACTGGCAGCTCGCGAGTTTTCCTCAGTGGACTACAACGCTTATGCTAAAGTTTACCAATTTCAGCCTTGCCTATTTTGATTCCTACGAAGTAACGGCTTCTACTCCATTCAGAGAACAATCTGCCGGAACCAATTTTGCCTCTAAGGGTGTACCGAGCTCATGCGTTCGCGAATCTAGCAGCGAATCGGTCGGAATACCAGTTGTCGTTCGAAGTTCAACCTTCGCATCAAGCATTGGAGCAGGGTGGTATATTTCGCCATGAAAGATGGATAATTAATCAATACGTACAAAGTAAGACGCTGCCACATACGGTTTAGAGATCATTGAAAAGGGCGGTATTGCTAACGCCTATCAAATGGAAGGAACACTGTATGGTTCAGCTTACTAAATTCTTCATAATCTTGGGTTTTGTATCTATAACAGCTTGTGGCAGTAAAGTAGCTCAGAACGAGTCTGGACAATCTGAAGTGGCGACCGCTTCAGACAGTTCGAGTTGGTCTCTAACCGTGTCCGGAGCTGCTGACCTACCTACGTGTACCCTCGATAATGAGGGCAGAATGGCCTATGTGAGGTCCACAAGCCAATTCATGGCTTGCAATGCTGGTTCTTGGAACAGCTTAAGCATTGGACCTCAAAATTCACTGGTGAAAACGGCAGATGAGCAGCCAGGTTCGAACTGCACGAGTGGCGGTATCAGTATCAAAACAGGTACTGACAAAAACAATAATGGCTCTCTTGATGATGGGGAAGAAGACGCGACAAAGTTCGCTTGCAATGGAACGTCTGCTAAAGGTTTGATGAACAACGCAACTATTTGGCGTTACGAAAATCATGAACCAGGACCGGATCAGATGATTGGAGCCATTTCTTCGGTTTGGGAGTGTTACCTAACAAATATTCAGATCGTCAAGTTCGGCGACGGTGGTGGCTTCATCAGTATGGCAGGACTTTACATTGCGGAAGTCATAGGAGATTCTGGTGATTGGTACGACGAGCACTGGTCTTTTACTTCCTTCCTAACCGCCAAGGAGGGCAGTCATCTGGTCAAGTTCAAGAGCCAGATTATTGACGATAGGATCATAGCAGCCGGAATTGAACTCACCGACCCACCTTACTTCACGGCGACCGTTTTTGATGGCACGTCGTCAATCAGCGGCGTTAAGAGATTCTACTTGACGAAGATGAAGTAACCGTCGTTTCGTTGATTGGT
The window above is part of the Deltaproteobacteria bacterium genome. Proteins encoded here:
- a CDS encoding integrase, translated to MTDIVLSVTQNIMLPSLIFQAGDSAQKRFLDFFLVTIRNPNTRAAYGYATGAFFKWCEYRGVSLSQVTPMVVSAYVEQHPGSPLTIKQHLAAIRCLFDHLATGGIVPFNPAAPVKGPRYKLTKGKTPVLDQAEAAGILAACDISTIVGMRDRALFSVMLYSFARISAVLATKIEDYYRKSGRAWLRLHEKGGRFHEVPLHHAADRALSEYLEAASVKEKKAWIFQSTDPSTGQVTGRAMTRASALERVKTAANVAGLGDKVSNHSFRATGITLYRKAGGTLDKAQQIAGHANAETTRLYDRSGDEISAAEVERIQLDTLVGGSSG
- a CDS encoding helix-turn-helix domain-containing protein, which encodes MSELFNGIMNGIEEATELVLGNKTKGRVTRAEFVPVRTMTAAQIKAIRTRFALSQIELAALMDVSVDAVRKWEQGKNKPEGPSRRFLQGLDLRGEDFLHTFYRND
- a CDS encoding addiction module toxin RelE, translated to MTLVLKRAFAEPVTFQKDWASAGLTDGDLRELQTTILLDPDAGDLIAGTGGLRKIRVGAKGKGKRGGGRVIYKDFPRYGWTVFLYLYLKNDKTDLSAAEKQTIRDALPKLEEAIRALYIGRER
- a CDS encoding helix-turn-helix domain-containing protein codes for the protein MSKLFRDLKESIEGMDDFLRGKKVKGLTVKTVEIEPVVIYSAKSIKRLRARLKLSQAVLAGILGVTDKAVQAWEAGTNQPTGPAARMIDLLEKKPAEVVSLYIKRA
- a CDS encoding addiction module toxin RelE, with the protein product MQNPNAGILIQETGGIRKVRHPLPGKGKSGSIRVFYYDYIAIEHLFLLVVIKKSQRENLTRTERHLLKQLIEKVTAEYESKRRRRK
- a CDS encoding helix-turn-helix transcriptional regulator → MAAKRFQREELCFRLEIRLNINIKSTDPMLRRRSMKLRYALNRYLRHSGMSVSTLAQRSGLPKGTLQGWCLGKTPRNMEQVRKLSKFIGVSLDSLLFDEADYETIKIASDQLEGFTVDSDGWHRGTLEVRFRHVPGQARKN
- a CDS encoding collagen-like protein — translated: MKTSFLTLLLSVLSCTQSPPPSNTSEDGNGSTSESSFNTDTVPSKKSAHKPAEPQTAEVKIWLTAELPKCDSDRDGLIYYVMLDSVFKYCSQGGWRLVDLRGPKGESGATGPTGIAGSPGHPGSPGSQGAQGVAGTQGSQGPTGPAGEAGFNSLVRVVHESPGPNCSRGGLAIKAGLDNGSGGVARDGELQDAEVNSTNYVCNPDTGTLQVYDSTAVAKYQLIDVLHFSDVNTDSIAYGGRMESLGLLVKSLGNNSYTLYQLAGAHYWNSKSYPLTNPAGLSRVNVSSEVYYTSTDCTGQGYLRYWQLASFPQWTTTLMLKFTNFSLAYFDSYEVTASTPFREQSAGTNFASKGVPSSCVRESSSESVGIPVVVRSSTFASSIGAGWYISP